The Alosa alosa isolate M-15738 ecotype Scorff River chromosome 9, AALO_Geno_1.1, whole genome shotgun sequence genome includes a region encoding these proteins:
- the zranb2 gene encoding LOW QUALITY PROTEIN: zinc finger Ran-binding domain-containing protein 2 (The sequence of the model RefSeq protein was modified relative to this genomic sequence to represent the inferred CDS: deleted 1 base in 1 codon) — MFSPQPEKMSGKSFRVSDGDWICPDKKCGNVNFARRTSCNRCGREKTTEAKMMKAGGTEIGKTLAEKSRGLFSANDWQCKTCGNVNWARRSECNMCNTPKYAKLEERTGYGGGFNERENVEYIEREESDGEYDEFGRKKKKIRKTSSSNSKESEKKPPEPKPHVEEEDEEDDEEEGDLSKYKLDDDDDDDEADLSKYDLDASDEEKPAGKKGSPSGSSRSRSSSRSSSSSARSRSRSQSRSSSSSGSQSRSSSRGGGRPRRSNSRSSSRSPKGSSSSRKRSRSRSASSSPERGRKRSRSRSSSGNRKKRRSRSQSSERNRGLSSGSSHSGSSSKKK, encoded by the exons ATGTTCTCTCCGCAGCCCGAAAAAATGTCGGGGAAGAGTTTTCGAGTGAGTGACGGCGACTGGATTTGCCCAGATAAAAA atgTGGTAATGTGAACTTTGCAAGACGAACGAGCTGCAACAGATGTGGAAGGG AAAAAACTACAGAGGCGAAAATGATGAAAGCGGGAGGGACCGAAATTGGAAAGACACTTGCGGAGAAGAGCCGTGGCCTTTTCAGTGCCAATGATTGGCAGTGTAAAAC CTGTGGCAATGTGAACTGGGCCAGACGTTCTGAGTGTAATATGTGCAACACACCGAAATATGCCAAGCTGGAGGAGAGGACTG GCTATGGGGGAGGTTTTAATGAGCGAGAAAACGTGGAGTACATTGAGCGAGAGGAATCGGATGGGGAGTACGACGAG TTTGGtcgtaaaaagaaaaaaata cgCAAAACTTCATCAAGCAACTCCAAAGAAAGTGAGAAAAAACCACCAGAGCCGAAACCccatgtggaggaggaggatgaggaggatgatgaagaagaaGGAGACCTTTCCAAATACAAGCTTGAT gatgatgatgacgacgatgaGGCTGATCTGTCCAAGTACGACCTCGACGCCAGTGACGAGGAGAAGCCGGCGGGGAAGAAGGGCAGTCCCTCGGGGTCCTCACGCTCACGGTCCTCCTCACGTTCGTCCAGCTCCAGCGCTCGGTCCAGGTCCAG gtccCAGTCCAGGAGTTCGTCCAGCTCTGGCTCTCAGTCCCGCTCGAGCTCCCGGGGCGGAGGACGCCCTCGCAGGTCTAACTCCAG ATCCAGCTCCAGGTCACCAAAGGGGTCTTCGTCCTCGAGGAAGAGGTCTCGCTCTCGATCCGCATCCTCCTCGCCAGAAAGAGGAAGGAAAAGAAGTCGTTCCAGGTCATCGTCCGggaacaggaaaaaaaggcgCTCTAGATCGCAGTCGTCTGAAAG AAATCGTGGCCTGTCGTCCGGATCCTCCCATTCTGGTTCAAGTTCAAAAAAGAAATGA
- the ptger3 gene encoding prostaglandin E2 receptor EP3 subtype: MIYHNCNFLNVLNNHSDGTMLESNVSKTLREGNATKNTSCGSVSVAYPITMMVTGMVGNSLALMLVYSSYRKKENKRKKSFLLCIGSLALTDLFGQLLTSPVVISVYQADLKWERVDTSGSLCAFFGVCMTTFGLCSLFLASAMAIERALAITAPHWYSNHMKTSVTKQVLAVIWCLVILFALLPIAGVGQYSLQWPGTWCFISTGDRNNAFFASTFAGLGIFSLLVTFFCNMVTIRALVIRCKMKLSSSQTSKQWERLTTETVIQLLGIMCVLLVCWTPLLILMMKMIYTQTSSHYCKPPAGGFSPSRDVQMDCNFFLTAIRLASLNQILDPWVYLLLREVLLRKFFQVTNAVSNCSIDRHKETPTALDALNKQTLDAETAQSQWKDQKE; this comes from the exons ATGATTTATCACAATTGCAATTTTTTGAATGTCTTAAATAATCACTCTGATGGAACGATGCTGGAATCCAATGTATCCAAAACATTGCGCGAAGGCAATGCCACCAAAAATACCAGCTGTGGATCCGTTTCTGTTGCTTATCCCATTACTATGATGGTAACGGGAATGGTTGGGAATTCTCTTGCCTTGATGTTAGTTTATAGTTCTTACAGGAAGAAGGAAAATAAACGGAAAAAGTCATTTCTGCTCTGCATTGGTTCACTTGCGCTTACAGATCTCTTTGGACAACTGTTAACGAGCCCTGTCGTGATTTCAGTTTACCAGGCTGACTTGAAGTGGGAGCGCGTTGACACATCGGGAAGTTTGTGTGCTTTCTTTGGGGTATGCATGACAACGTTCGGACTGTGTTCCCTTTTCCTTGCCAGTGCAATGGCAATCGAGAGGGCTTTAGCGATCACTGCTCCACACTGGTATTCCAACCATATGAAAACTAGTGTAACCAAACAAGTGCTGGCTGTTATCTGGTGCCTTGTCATATTATTCGCCCTGCTACCCATTGCAGGTGTAGGGCAATACTCTCTACAGTGGCCGGGAACCTGGTGTTTCATCAGTACAGGGGACAGAAACAATGCCTTTTTTGCGTCCACGTTTGCTGGCTTGGGTATATTTTCCCTTCTTGTAACTTTCTTCTGCAACATGGTGACAATACGTGCGCTTGTCATTCGCTGTAAAATGAAATTAAGCTCGTCTCAGACGTCCAAGCAATGGGAGCGCCTCACCACGGAGACCGTGATTCAGTTGCTGGGAATCATGTGTGTGCTCCTGGTATGCTGGACCCCATTACTG ATattgatgatgaagatgatttaTACGCAGACGTCTTCGCATTACTGCAAACCACCAGCCGGTGGCTTCTCTCCCAGTCGAGACGTGCAGATGGACTGCAACTTCTTCCTCACCGCCATCCGTCTAGCTTCACTTAACCAGATACTGGACCCGTGGGTATATTTGCTGCTGAGGGAAGTCCTACTGCGGAAATTTTTCCAGGTGACAAACGCAGTATCCAACTGCTCCATCGACAGACACAAGGAGACGCCAACAGCACTGGACGCACTAAACAAACAGACCCTTGATGCAGAGACAGCACAGAGCCAGTGGAAAGACCAGAAGGAATAA